DNA sequence from the Thermococcus gammatolerans EJ3 genome:
ACGACGTCGCCTTCGATGCCCTCGTTGATGTCTTCTGGCAGCTCTTCCTCGAGGACGACTTCGAGAGGATATACAACAACGCCGACATGTTCATCCGCGCCTTTCCGGATTTCGGAGCGTTCTTTGAGGGGGTCAAGTATCTGGCCCTCTTCAAGGACGGTAAAGTGAAGGAGGAAGAGCTCAAGAAGGTCCTCGAAAAGGTCGAGGATAGGAGACTACTCGATCTCCTCGAGTTCCTTGGAGAGGCCGAGCTCTGAGGCCCACTCCACCATCTTTTTTGCGATCGGGTCTCTTCCCCCAAGACGCCCGTAGAGGCGGTAGTTTCTCAGCATCCTGCGGTAGAGTTCCAAGGCCTTTTTTCCCCGCGCAACCCCGAGCCTCGTGAAATCAACCGCCATCTCAATCAGCGCGCAGTCCGCACGGCTCATCGGCCTGGGGGAGAGCGAGCCCTCTATCTCCCCGACGGGGGTCATGGTTGCATCGAGGACACTCGTCGTCCCGATTTCATCAGAGTGCTCCTTTGTTTCC
Encoded proteins:
- a CDS encoding DUF447 domain-containing protein, encoding MFSLLKFLLEGQVYEVLLVTRNNVAPVGVVRKGSKLHFRLFGGKSAEEIKEHPHVSIQFTNDAGLIVRLALNIPPEEELGFVEAGKYRWVKGLPGLYGDVEWETKEHSDEIGTTSVLDATMTPVGEIEGSLSPRPMSRADCALIEMAVDFTRLGVARGKKALELYRRMLRNYRLYGRLGGRDPIAKKMVEWASELGLSKELEEIE